Part of the Paenarthrobacter sp. JL.01a genome is shown below.
CAACAAGAGAGGGGCCCAGTCCAAATGGACTGGGCCCCTCTCTTGTCTTGTGCTGTTCAGCCGCAAGGCCTGCCTGAACGAGGCGAATCGGACACGGCAACCCCAGGCCCTCCGAGAGCCGTGCTACTGCGTCCGGTACCCCGAGGCATAGTTCCGCGTTGGACGCACACCAGGGCGCTGCAGGGGAATCCAGAGCTTGTACCGGTCGGCACGGTAGTAGGACACCGAGTAGTCCACCATGGCCCGGGCGACGAATGCGTGCCGCTGTATCTTCAGCAGCGGGGAACCCACGTCGACGTTGAGCAGCCTGGCAGTCGATGGAGACGCTGCGGTGGCTTCGATCATGTCCTCCCCCCACTCCATGACCAGGCCGTACCGCTCGCTCAGGACGTTGTAGAGGGACGTGGGAGGCGCCTCGTCGAGAAGCCCGGGGACGCGGTGCGCCGGGATGAAGTTCTCATCCACGCTCATTGGCTCGTTATCGGCCAACAGAAGCCTCCGGAAGCGCACCAAGGGCGTTCCTTCGTCCAGCTGAAGTTCGCGTGCCAGAAAGGCACTGGCCGCAATCTGTTCGAAACTGAGGACTTTGGCAGCAGGCACCATGCCTCGACGCTGCATTTCCTCGCTGTACGACGTCAGCTTCACCTGCAGATCAAGCTTCGGCTTCTTTACGAACGTCCCCAAGCCCACGACGCGCTCAATGACTTCCTCTCCAACCAGGGCATCAATCGCCTGGCGGACCGTCATCCGGGCGAGCCCGAAACGCTCCGAGAGATCCCGCTCGGACGGCAGGGCCGACCCAGGCGGACAGGACTGTCCAATAAAAGTTCGCAGGATCTCACGGAGCTGGATGTAGATGGGCGTACTGCTGGAGCGGTCGATCTCGCCGGCAATATCAGCTGCGTCAGCCACGACAGTAGCCCGCCATGTAAGTCATGGTTCTAGGATAATTCAGGAACACCTCAGGTCTAGACCAGCGAGGACCCGAGTTGTTAGGCGTTGGGCGCTGGCCGCTACGCTTGTAAGGATCATTTTTCGGCGGGGTAACCGCCCTAGCAAAGGAGCTGGCTTGCCGCAGCACAAAGCATCGGTCGCCGCAGAGATCGGCCTGCACGCCCGGGCGGCGGCAGTCTTCGTACGCGCCGTCACGGAGACGGGGCTTCCGGTAACCATCCGAAAAGCTGACGGACATCCGGTCGACGCCCGCTCGCTGCTCGAAGTCATGACGGAAGACTTCGAACACGGCTGCGAGGTCTTCCTGGAGGTCGCTCCTGAGGCCCTGACGGACCAGCAAACCATCTCAGAGGCCAAGAATGCCTTGGCAGCCCTTTCCTCCGTCCTGGAGGCCCCAGAGGCCCACTGAACGGCCAACCGCGAATCCGGCGTCGGCCGGATTCACGAATCAGATCCTAAATGGAACAAAAAAGGATGGGCTCCACCTTTCGGTGGGGCCCATCCTTTTCGTACTGACTAACTAGTGGGCGTGGTCGCCGCGGCTGTACTCAAAGACCCAGCCAACGAGTGCGACAAGCGCCAGGCCACCGGCCACGTAGGTGACCCAGAAACCAACGGCCAGGCCGAGGAATCCGCCAGCGCAGGACAGACCGAGTACCAGGGGCCACCAGCTCCAGGGGCTGAAGTGTCCCTGCTCGCCTGCGCCTTCGTGGATCTCTGCATCAGGACGGTCCTCCGGGCGCATGCCGATGCGCTTGCCGGTGAAGCCAAGGTAGGCGCCGATCATGCCTGCGAGGCCACCGACCAGGAGGATGCCGAGAACGCCGACCCACTCCGACCATTCGGTGAGGAAGCCATAAGCGATGGCTACTGGCACGAAGAAGAAGACTCCGGCTCCGAAGAGCCACGATTCAATTTTCATTTGCTGACGTCCCTCTGGTCGGCGTTACCCAAGACTGCTGCTGCGGGTGACGGAGCCTCGGCGGTGTGCACCTGGGCCAACTCCGGGTGGTGGAGATCCAGGGCCGGGCGTTCGGAGCGGATACGGGGCAAGGAGGTGAAGTTGTGGCGCGGCGGCGGGCAAGAGGTTGCCCATTCCAGCGACGCACCAAAGCCCCACGGGTCATCCACTTCAACCTTCTTGTTGCTGCGCCACGTGATGTAGACGTTCCAGAAGAACGGCAGGAGTGAGGCACCCAGGACGAAGGAGGAGATGGTGGAGAACTGGTTCATCCACGTGAAGTTATCCTGCGGCATGTAGTCGGCGTAACGGCGCGGCATACCCTCAACACCGAGCCAGTGCTGGATAAGGAACGTGCCGTGGAAACCGAGGAACAGCAGCCAGAAGTGAATCTTTCCGAGTCGCTCGTTCAGCATCTTGCCGGTCCACTTGGGCCACCAGAAGTAGAAGCCCGCGAACATTGCGAACACGACCGTGCCGAACACGACGTAGTGGAAGTGCGCCACCACGAAGTAGGAGTCGGATACGTGGAAGTCCAGCGGCGGTGAAGCCAGGATGATGCCGGTCAAACCACCGAAGAGGAAGGTCACCAGGAAGCCGATGCTCCACAGCATGGGGGTCTCAAACGTGATGGATCCCTGCCACAGCGTACCGATCCAGTTGAAGAACTTCACGCCCGTCGGAACTGCGATCAACATAGTCATGAAGGCGAAGAACGGCAGCAGCACCGAGCCGGTGACGTACATGTGGTGGGCCCACACCGTCACGGACAGAGCGGCGATGGCAATGGTTGCATAAACCAGGCCCTTGTAACCGAAGATCGGCTTGCGGCTGAAGACCGGGAAGATCTCGGAGACGATGCCGAAGAACGGCAGGGCGATGATGTACACCTCGGGGTGGCCGAAGAACCAGAACAGGTGCTGCCAGAGGACGGCACCGCCGTTTTCGGGATCAAAGATGTGCGCACCGAAGCGGCGGTCGGCGCCAAGGGCAAACAGAGCTGCAGCCAGCGGCGGGAACGCCATGAGGACCAGGATTGCCGTCACCAGCGTGTTCCAGGTGAAGATCGGCATACGCCACATGGTCATGCCCGGGGCACGCATGCAGATGATGGTGGTGATGAAGTTGACGGCACCAAGGATGGTTCCGAAACCGGAGAGCGCAAGTCCGAAGACCCACAAGTCTCCACCGACGCCAGGGCTGAATGTCGTGTTCGACAACGGCGCGTAGGCGAACCAACCAAAGCTTGCCGCACCCTGCGGGGTGATGAAGCCGGAGACTGCAATGGTGGAGCCGAACAAGAAGAACCAGAAAGCCAAAGCGTTCAGGCGGGGGAACGCAACATCCGGTGCACCGATCTGCAACGGCATGATCACGTTGGCGAAGCCGGCGAACAGAGGCGTTGCGAACATCAGCAGCATCACGGTGCCGTGCATCGTGAACATCTGGTTGTACTGCTCTTTGGTCTGCAGGATCTGCATACCGGGTTCGAACAGTTCTGCACGGATCAGCAGCGCCATGACGCCACCGAGGCAGAAGAAAACGAACGACGCGATCAGGTACATGTACCCGATGGTCTTGTGGTCCGTGGAGGTGATCCAGTTGACGACGATGCGCCCCTTGGATTTAGGAACTACGGGAGCCTCGAGGGTCCCGGCGGATTGAGTGTAAGTAGCCACGTCGCTCCCCTTACTTTTCGTTCAGGTTCGGATTGCGGTCGTATTCCGCACCGAGCAGGCCCGTGTTGCCATCCTGGCGGAGCTTGTCCATGTGGGCCTTGAACTCAGACTCGGAGACAACCTTGACGCGGAAAAGCATTTCGGAGTGGTATTCACCGCAAAGTTCAGCACACTTGCCATCGAAGGTGCCTTCCTTCGTCGGGGTGAACCGGATGTAGTTGGTTTTGCCCGGGATCATGTCGCGCTTCTGGAGGAACGCGGGGACCCAGAACGAGTGGATGACATCGCGGGAGTTCAGTTCCAGGTCAACGGACTTGTTGACCGGCAAGTACAGCGTAGGGAGCAGTTCCTTGTCGACCTCGTTGCCGGTCAGGTGCGCCTGGACGCCGGCCTCGTGGAGGTCCTCGGTGATGACCTGGCCCTGCTTGTAGTTGAAGTCCCATGCCCACTGCTTGCCGCGGACATCAACGACGACGTCGGCCGGCTGTGAGCGGTCATCAATCGCGCGCTGGTCCTGGTCGGTGAAGTAGAAGAACACCAGAACCATGAACAGCGGAATGGTCAAGTAAAAGACCTCGAGCGGCAGGTTGTAGCTGAGCTGCTTGGGGAATCCCGTGGTGCCCTTGCGGCGACGGTAAGCAATGATGCACCAGACCAGGAGGCCCCACGTGATGATACCGACTGCCAAGGCGGCGATCCATGAGTTGACCCAGAGGTCCATGATCCGGTCAGTGTGGTTGGTGGTGCCGCGTTCTGTAGGCAGCCAACCCTTCTCTACCTCTGGTGAACATCCGGTCAAAACCAACGCGCCGGCGAGTGCCAAGCCAGTGATCGAGGTGATCTTTATGCGTCGGCTGCCGGTTCGGTTCTGCGAACTCACAGACGGCCCTTCCTCTTGTTGCTGTCTCCCGGCAGGCCGAAGGCTCACCGGGCACACTAAAAGTTTTACTACCCGATGTAGAGCTTACCGCTATCAGGCGGTTTTCGCGCACATGTCAGCGCCGTGGCTCCGGATGCGTTTAAAGCACCCCGCAAGTGGCGCCGACATGCGGCGATGGCTCACATCAGTGAAACGAATCACCGCAGGCGCAAGACCCGCCGGCGTTCGGGTTGTCAATGGTGAAGCCTTGCTTCGAAATGGTGTCCTCGAAGTCGATGCTTGCGCCGCTGAGGTAAGGGACACTCATCTTGTCCACGATGACCTCAACACCGTCGTAATCCCGCACAGCATCTCCGTCGAGTATCCGCTCGTCAAAGTAGAGCTGGTAGATCAAGCCGGAGCAGCCGCCAGGCTGGACTGCAACGCGCAGCCGAAGGTCGGTGCGCCCTTCCTGTTCGAGGAGGCTGCGGACCTTGCCTGCCGCCACGTCGGTCAGGTTGACCTCGTGCGTGGGCAGCTCGTCGTTGGCGACGACCTGTGTTCCGGTGCTGTTTTCGTTGGTTGCAGTGCTCATTGGCCTACCTTCTTATGAAGCTTCTGGCGGCGGCGCCGGGACGCTGCCTGCCCTTACCCAATTACATACGGGTTACAGCTAATGCTACGTCGCGCAGACGCTTAGCTATAACTCCTGACGTAACCACGGACAGCATTTCCTTGTTCCCGGCCGAACGGGTCCTAGGCGCCCAGCCCCTCGGCATTCAGACGCGCAAGCATCAGGGCTTCGGCCAGCACAGCATGGCGGAAGTCTCCGATATGCAGGGATTCGTTGGCGCTGTGGGCACGGGAGTCAGGGTCCTCCACACCTGTCACCAGGATCTGCACGTCAGGATACATTTCCGTGAGGTCCGCGATGAACGGGATGGAGCCGCCGATTCCCATCTCGACGGGCTTGACGCCCCACGACTCCTCCAAGGCCCACAAAGCCAACTTCGCGGCCCCGGAAGTCGTGTCGGTGGCAAAAGCGTTACCCCGCTCCCCCGGCGTAAAGGTCACCCTGGCACCGAAGGGTGCGTTCGATTCCACATGCTGCTTCAGGGCGTCCATGGCGGCTTCGGGGTCCTGACCCGGCGCGAGGCGCATGCTGAACTTCGCCCGGGCCGCGGGAATCAAGGTATTGGATGCGACATCCACCGCCGGGACGTCCATACCGATGATGGACAAGGCCGGCTTGGTCCACAGGCGCGAACCGATCGTGCCGCTCCCGGCGAGCCGCACGCCGTCGAGCACTGACGCATCCGCGCGGTAGTCCGCCTCGGTGAGGTCGACCGCAACGTCGTCGCGGGCCGCCAAGCCGGCGACCGCCACGTTGCCGTCGTCGTCGTGGAGAGTCGCTATCAAGCGCGACAAGAGCGTGGGAGCATCCAGGACCGGTCCGCCAAACATCCCCGAGTGGACAGCGTGGTCCAAAACCCGGACTTCGAACGTTCCATCCACCAAGCCACGCAGGCTGGTGGTCAGAGCCGGGACGCCCACCTTCCAGTTGCTCGAGTCGGCAACGACGATCACATCTGCCCGCAGCAGCTCCTGGTGTTCCTCAAGGAAGGTGCGGAACGTCGGCGAGCCGGCTTCCTCCTCACCTTCGAAGAAGAAGGTCACACCGAGACCGAGGTCCTCGCCGAGGACCTTGCTGACAGCACTGTACGCTGCCAGGTGCGCCATGATGCCGGCCTTGTCGTCAGCGGCTCCGCGACCGTAAAGGCGTCCATCCCGCTCCTCTGCCACGAACGGTTCGGACTTCCACAGGGCCCGGTCCCCCGGCGGCTGTACATCGTGGTGGGCGTACAAAAGGATGGTGGGTTTTCCTCCCGCCGCTGGTCGACGGGCGACGACGGCGGGACCACCGGGGGTCCCGTCGGCTTTGTCGCACCTGAGGATCCGGACGTCGGTCATGCCGGCAGCCTTGACCAGCGACGACACGGCCTCGGCGCTTCGATCCAGTTCCTTGGGGTCGAAGCTCGGCCATGCAATGCCTGGAATCGAGACGAGCCCGCGCAGGGAATCCATGGTGGAGTCGAAGGACTCTTCAACCGCCCTGGCCAGTGCCTCGACCGGGATGTCGCCGGAGTACTGTTGCTTGTTCTGCGGGGTGTCCGCATGTGCTGAAGTCATGGCCCACACTTTACCTCCGGCCGGCCGGCCATCCCGGGATGCCCGACCGGGCACCGAAGAGCCATCGACCGGGACGACGTAACCTGCGCCACCTCGCTGAGGGTATTCTGTATGGGTGTTCGGACGTAAAAAGGAAGAGCCCAGCGCTCAGTCAACAGTAGACCAGGCCTACGCCACCGCCCCGGCGCCGGGCGCCGGCAAGGGCACCCCTACGCCCAAGCGGAAGGACCAGGAAGCCGCCCGGAAGCGCCCCCTGGTGCCCACCGACCGCAAGGCCTCGAAAGCGGCAGAACGGGTGGCTATCCAGGATCAGCGCATGAAGATGCGGCAGGCATTGGATACCGGTGATGAGAAGTACCTCCCCTTGCGCGACAAGGGCCCCCAGAAGCGGTACGTACGCGACTACGTCGACGCCCGCTTCAGCCTGGGCGAATATCTGATGTTCGGCGCTTTGCTGTTCGTGGTCATTTCCTTGATCATTCCGCCGACCAGCGCCGGTATCAGCTACGTCCTGGTGGGCTTCTGGATCATGTTCCTCGCTGTCTTCGTGGACGTTTTCATTCTTTCCCGCAAGCTTCGCAAGCAGTTGACTGCGAAGTTCGGCGAGGTCGAGCGGGGATCAGTCTGGTACGGCTGCATGCGCGCCCTCCAGTTCCGCAAGCTTCGCCTCCCCAAGCCACAGGTGAAGCGCGGCCAGTACCCGGCCTAGAGCCCCATTGACAAGAAGACCCCGGACCAGTGGTCCGGGGTCTTCTGCTTTAAGAAGCTTTAGCGGGACGCCCGCTGCCGCAGCTTGACCAGGCCTTTGTTGATGCGGGATACCCAGAACGGACCCTCATACAGGAAAGCCGTGTACCCCTGCACCAGTGTTGCTCCGGCATCGAGGCGATCTTGAACGTCGCGGGCGGACTCGACGCCACCAACGGCAATCAGCACAAGCTCATCACCCACAGCATCCTTGAGCCGCCGGAGGACTTCCAGGGATCGCTGCTTGAGCGGAGCACCCGACAAGCCACCGGCCCCAAGAGCCTCCACCTTGGCAGGGTCGGAGCTGAGACCGGCCCTGGAAATCGTGGTGTTGGTCGCGATGATTCCGTCAAGCTTCAAATCCAGCGCAAGGCGGGCGACGTCGTCAACGTCTTCATCGGACAAGTCCGGCGCAATCTTCACGAGCAAAGGAACGTGCCGTCCGGCAGCCTCGTCGGCGGCGTCCCCGACGGCCCGAAGCAGCGGACGCAGTGTTTCAACATTCTGCAGCAAACGCAGGCCCGGCGTGTTCGGGGAGCTGACGTTCACCACCAAATAGTCCGCGGCGGGAGCCAGGCTGCGGGCACTGACGAGGTAGTCTGCCGTGGCGTCGTCAAGGTCCACGTTTTTGGTCTTGCCAATGTTGACGCCGATGATCGGCCGTGTCTGCGGGTACAGCCTCTGCAAAGCAGCCCGTGCAGACTTGAGCCGCGGCGCAACCGCAGCGGCGCCGTCGTTGTTGAATCCCATGCGGTTGACTACGGCACGGTCTTCGATCAGGCGGAACAACCGGGGTTTGTCGTTGCCCGGCTGGGCCTGGCCGGTGATGGTGCCGACTTCGACGTGGCCGAAGCCGAGGTCGGCCAAAGCCTCAATGCCGTGGCCTTCTTTGTCAAAGCCGGCCGCCAGCCCGAACGGCGATGGGAAAGTGAGGCCGAAAGCTTCTGTCCTCAACGAGGCATCCGGGGCGCTCAGCCGCGCCAGAATCCGGCCGGCGCCGGTACGGTGCGCTGTTCGGATCGCCTGGAAACCGATCTTGTGGGCTTTCTCGGCATCCATCCAGGAGAAGGCCAACTTGAAGAATGTGGGGTAAACACGCATGCTCCTAGTTTTGCCGGTCCGGGACCTCTGGCCAAACCCGTGACCGCAGAAGCCGTTAGCATGTACGCATGCCGCTGGAAGATAGTGACGCACATCATGGACCCCGGCGCGTTTCTGCCGACATCGCGGTGGTTGGTGCCGGATTGTCCGGACTCGTCGCGGCCGCGACCGCCTATGCCGCAGGCAAGAGCGTTGTGGTGCTGGACCAAGAGCCGGAAGCATCAGTGGGCGGCCAGGCACACTGGTCGTTCGGCGGACTCTTCATGGTCGATACCCCGGAGCAGCGCAGGCTGGGCGTAAAGGACAGCCCCGAGCTCGCTTTGTCCGACTGGATGGCTTCTGCGGCCTTCGATCGACCGGCAGATGGGCACGCACGGGCCTGGGCGGAGGCCTACGTCCATTTCGCCGCCGGTGAGAAAAGGAGCTGGCTCAGTAACCTGGGCGTCGGCATTTTTCCGCTGGTTCAGTGGGCCGAGCGGGGTGGGTACGGTCCCCAGGGTCACGGAAACACGGTGCCCCGATTCCACGTCACTTGGGGAACGGGACCGGCGCTTGTCCAACCGTTCCTCGCAAA
Proteins encoded:
- a CDS encoding GntR family transcriptional regulator, whose protein sequence is MADAADIAGEIDRSSSTPIYIQLREILRTFIGQSCPPGSALPSERDLSERFGLARMTVRQAIDALVGEEVIERVVGLGTFVKKPKLDLQVKLTSYSEEMQRRGMVPAAKVLSFEQIAASAFLARELQLDEGTPLVRFRRLLLADNEPMSVDENFIPAHRVPGLLDEAPPTSLYNVLSERYGLVMEWGEDMIEATAASPSTARLLNVDVGSPLLKIQRHAFVARAMVDYSVSYYRADRYKLWIPLQRPGVRPTRNYASGYRTQ
- a CDS encoding HPr family phosphocarrier protein, with product MPQHKASVAAEIGLHARAAAVFVRAVTETGLPVTIRKADGHPVDARSLLEVMTEDFEHGCEVFLEVAPEALTDQQTISEAKNALAALSSVLEAPEAH
- a CDS encoding cytochrome c oxidase subunit 4; amino-acid sequence: MKIESWLFGAGVFFFVPVAIAYGFLTEWSEWVGVLGILLVGGLAGMIGAYLGFTGKRIGMRPEDRPDAEIHEGAGEQGHFSPWSWWPLVLGLSCAGGFLGLAVGFWVTYVAGGLALVALVGWVFEYSRGDHAH
- the ctaD gene encoding cytochrome c oxidase subunit I: MATYTQSAGTLEAPVVPKSKGRIVVNWITSTDHKTIGYMYLIASFVFFCLGGVMALLIRAELFEPGMQILQTKEQYNQMFTMHGTVMLLMFATPLFAGFANVIMPLQIGAPDVAFPRLNALAFWFFLFGSTIAVSGFITPQGAASFGWFAYAPLSNTTFSPGVGGDLWVFGLALSGFGTILGAVNFITTIICMRAPGMTMWRMPIFTWNTLVTAILVLMAFPPLAAALFALGADRRFGAHIFDPENGGAVLWQHLFWFFGHPEVYIIALPFFGIVSEIFPVFSRKPIFGYKGLVYATIAIAALSVTVWAHHMYVTGSVLLPFFAFMTMLIAVPTGVKFFNWIGTLWQGSITFETPMLWSIGFLVTFLFGGLTGIILASPPLDFHVSDSYFVVAHFHYVVFGTVVFAMFAGFYFWWPKWTGKMLNERLGKIHFWLLFLGFHGTFLIQHWLGVEGMPRRYADYMPQDNFTWMNQFSTISSFVLGASLLPFFWNVYITWRSNKKVEVDDPWGFGASLEWATSCPPPRHNFTSLPRIRSERPALDLHHPELAQVHTAEAPSPAAAVLGNADQRDVSK
- the coxB gene encoding cytochrome c oxidase subunit II, coding for MSSQNRTGSRRIKITSITGLALAGALVLTGCSPEVEKGWLPTERGTTNHTDRIMDLWVNSWIAALAVGIITWGLLVWCIIAYRRRKGTTGFPKQLSYNLPLEVFYLTIPLFMVLVFFYFTDQDQRAIDDRSQPADVVVDVRGKQWAWDFNYKQGQVITEDLHEAGVQAHLTGNEVDKELLPTLYLPVNKSVDLELNSRDVIHSFWVPAFLQKRDMIPGKTNYIRFTPTKEGTFDGKCAELCGEYHSEMLFRVKVVSESEFKAHMDKLRQDGNTGLLGAEYDRNPNLNEK
- a CDS encoding HesB/IscA family protein — encoded protein: MSTATNENSTGTQVVANDELPTHEVNLTDVAAGKVRSLLEQEGRTDLRLRVAVQPGGCSGLIYQLYFDERILDGDAVRDYDGVEVIVDKMSVPYLSGASIDFEDTISKQGFTIDNPNAGGSCACGDSFH
- a CDS encoding dipeptidase, translating into MTSAHADTPQNKQQYSGDIPVEALARAVEESFDSTMDSLRGLVSIPGIAWPSFDPKELDRSAEAVSSLVKAAGMTDVRILRCDKADGTPGGPAVVARRPAAGGKPTILLYAHHDVQPPGDRALWKSEPFVAEERDGRLYGRGAADDKAGIMAHLAAYSAVSKVLGEDLGLGVTFFFEGEEEAGSPTFRTFLEEHQELLRADVIVVADSSNWKVGVPALTTSLRGLVDGTFEVRVLDHAVHSGMFGGPVLDAPTLLSRLIATLHDDDGNVAVAGLAARDDVAVDLTEADYRADASVLDGVRLAGSGTIGSRLWTKPALSIIGMDVPAVDVASNTLIPAARAKFSMRLAPGQDPEAAMDALKQHVESNAPFGARVTFTPGERGNAFATDTTSGAAKLALWALEESWGVKPVEMGIGGSIPFIADLTEMYPDVQILVTGVEDPDSRAHSANESLHIGDFRHAVLAEALMLARLNAEGLGA
- a CDS encoding DUF3043 domain-containing protein, which codes for MFGRKKEEPSAQSTVDQAYATAPAPGAGKGTPTPKRKDQEAARKRPLVPTDRKASKAAERVAIQDQRMKMRQALDTGDEKYLPLRDKGPQKRYVRDYVDARFSLGEYLMFGALLFVVISLIIPPTSAGISYVLVGFWIMFLAVFVDVFILSRKLRKQLTAKFGEVERGSVWYGCMRALQFRKLRLPKPQVKRGQYPA
- a CDS encoding quinone-dependent dihydroorotate dehydrogenase — encoded protein: MRVYPTFFKLAFSWMDAEKAHKIGFQAIRTAHRTGAGRILARLSAPDASLRTEAFGLTFPSPFGLAAGFDKEGHGIEALADLGFGHVEVGTITGQAQPGNDKPRLFRLIEDRAVVNRMGFNNDGAAAVAPRLKSARAALQRLYPQTRPIIGVNIGKTKNVDLDDATADYLVSARSLAPAADYLVVNVSSPNTPGLRLLQNVETLRPLLRAVGDAADEAAGRHVPLLVKIAPDLSDEDVDDVARLALDLKLDGIIATNTTISRAGLSSDPAKVEALGAGGLSGAPLKQRSLEVLRRLKDAVGDELVLIAVGGVESARDVQDRLDAGATLVQGYTAFLYEGPFWVSRINKGLVKLRQRASR